A single region of the Halorussus gelatinilyticus genome encodes:
- a CDS encoding extracellular solute-binding protein: MADDQSEKAVSSVSRRRFVQAAGATGTAASLAGCTGGGGGGGDSTATTTSSGDGGGKTTVQLATDADLKEIKSKFNSWLHDAGLSKDIEVEPIAGSDITNKRQSKYTQWLSSGRKKPSLLMMDNGWTLPFIVRDQLLNLSEEIPDTAKMVEDEYFNASVGTAKGPNDDLFAVPMYPDFPTMQYRKDLVQDAGYDTSGWATSSMTWERFSKITADVKKQSDVDYGFTFQFKSYAGLSCCTFNEFLSSYGGTYFGGLDNLFGPVGDRPITVDEKPVVDSLRMLRTFVNGESDKHGLDGVTGNISPQAVLQWSEEPSRKPFTNGNAVMHRNWPYAVNISGSEDNLGKDLGVMPIPHGVSPENAKYEGTGGTTAALGGWHTAVNPNTTKKEAALEVLKAMTNKQVQFNLLEEIGWMPPRPSMLDSDTAKNIPVMGRHMETFRLAGENAIPRPVTVVWPQERSKIAQSANATVAGQKAPKKAMTGLKKTLKQIEDSV; encoded by the coding sequence ATGGCGGACGACCAATCCGAGAAAGCAGTTAGTTCAGTTTCACGACGACGCTTCGTTCAAGCGGCCGGAGCGACCGGCACAGCCGCTAGCCTCGCCGGTTGTACCGGTGGTGGCGGCGGCGGTGGCGATTCGACCGCGACGACCACGTCGTCGGGCGACGGCGGTGGGAAGACGACGGTCCAGCTCGCGACGGACGCCGACCTGAAGGAAATCAAGTCGAAGTTCAACTCGTGGCTCCACGACGCCGGCCTCTCGAAGGACATCGAAGTCGAACCTATCGCCGGCTCAGACATAACGAACAAACGACAGAGCAAGTACACCCAGTGGCTCTCCTCGGGTCGCAAGAAGCCCTCGCTGCTGATGATGGACAACGGTTGGACGCTCCCGTTCATCGTGCGCGACCAACTGCTCAACCTGAGCGAGGAGATTCCGGACACGGCCAAGATGGTCGAAGACGAGTACTTCAACGCGAGCGTCGGTACCGCCAAGGGTCCGAACGACGACCTGTTCGCGGTCCCGATGTACCCCGACTTCCCGACGATGCAGTATCGGAAGGACCTCGTGCAGGACGCCGGATACGACACCTCCGGATGGGCTACCTCCTCGATGACGTGGGAGCGCTTCTCGAAGATTACCGCCGACGTGAAAAAACAGAGCGACGTGGACTACGGGTTCACGTTCCAGTTCAAGTCCTACGCGGGCCTGTCGTGCTGTACCTTCAACGAGTTCCTGTCGAGCTACGGCGGTACCTACTTCGGCGGTCTCGACAACCTGTTCGGGCCGGTCGGCGACCGACCCATCACGGTCGACGAGAAACCGGTCGTCGATTCGCTCCGCATGCTCCGGACCTTCGTCAACGGCGAGAGCGACAAACACGGTCTCGACGGCGTCACGGGTAACATCTCGCCGCAGGCCGTCCTCCAGTGGTCCGAGGAGCCGTCGCGCAAACCGTTCACGAACGGGAACGCGGTGATGCACCGTAACTGGCCGTACGCCGTCAACATCAGCGGCTCGGAGGACAATCTCGGGAAGGACCTCGGCGTCATGCCCATCCCGCACGGCGTCTCCCCGGAGAACGCCAAGTACGAGGGGACCGGCGGCACGACCGCCGCGCTCGGCGGGTGGCACACCGCGGTCAACCCGAACACGACGAAGAAGGAGGCCGCGCTGGAGGTCCTCAAGGCGATGACGAACAAGCAGGTCCAGTTCAACCTCCTCGAAGAGATCGGCTGGATGCCGCCGCGACCGTCGATGCTGGACTCGGACACCGCGAAGAACATCCCCGTGATGGGGCGGCACATGGAGACGTTCCGCCTCGCGGGCGAGAACGCGATTCCCCGGCCGGTGACGGTCGTGTGGCCACAGGAGCGCAGCAAAATCGCACAGTCGGCCAACGCCACCGTCGCCGGTCAGAAGGCCCCGAAGAAGGCCATGACGGGTCTGAAGAAGACGCTCAAGCAAATCGAGGACAGCGTCTAA
- a CDS encoding acyl-CoA mutase large subunit family protein — MFDADDLEEIREACEEWDEETVGPTVERFGERKEEFTTDTGGQEVKRIYTPNDVGDLDYDEDLGFPGEEPYTRGPYSTMHRGRLWTMRQYAGFGTPEETNDRFHYLIENGSSGLSMAFDLPTQMGYDSDADMAAGEVGKSGVAIDSLHDMETVFDGIPLDEVSTSMTINAPASVLLAMYVAVGDKQGVDREELRGTIQNDLLKEYIARNTYIYPPEPSMRIITDIFEFCADETPKFNTISISGYHVREAGATAAQELAFTLGNGIEYVEAAMDAGLDVDDFAPQLSFFFNAHNNILEEVAKFRAARRMWAQIMEERFGAENPKSKQLKFHTQTAGSTLTAQQVDNNIVRVAYQALAAVLGGTQSLHTNGKDEALALPTEESVRTALRTQQILAHESGAADTIDPLAGSYYVESLTDGVEEEAFDILDTVDEKGGMLQAIEDQWVQRQIQDVAYERQREIEEKERVIVGVNEFEVDEEPEVDIQEVTEEDEQRQIDRLNDVKDDRDDEEVEAKLDALREAAEGDDNVMPYIVDAVKAYATVGEICGVMRDVFGEYQPGAAV, encoded by the coding sequence ATGTTCGACGCCGACGACCTCGAAGAGATACGCGAGGCATGCGAGGAGTGGGACGAAGAGACGGTCGGTCCCACGGTCGAGCGGTTCGGCGAGCGCAAGGAGGAGTTCACCACCGACACGGGTGGGCAGGAGGTAAAGCGCATCTACACCCCCAACGACGTGGGCGACTTGGACTACGACGAGGACTTGGGATTCCCCGGCGAGGAACCCTACACCCGCGGCCCGTACTCCACGATGCACCGCGGGCGACTCTGGACGATGCGCCAGTACGCGGGGTTCGGGACGCCCGAGGAGACCAACGACCGGTTCCACTACCTCATCGAGAACGGGTCGTCGGGCCTCTCGATGGCGTTCGACCTGCCGACCCAGATGGGTTACGACTCCGACGCCGACATGGCCGCGGGCGAGGTCGGTAAATCGGGCGTCGCCATCGACTCGCTACACGACATGGAGACCGTCTTCGACGGCATCCCGCTGGACGAGGTGTCCACGTCGATGACCATCAACGCGCCCGCCTCGGTCCTGTTGGCGATGTACGTCGCGGTCGGCGACAAGCAGGGCGTCGATAGGGAGGAGCTTCGGGGGACCATCCAGAACGACCTGCTCAAGGAGTACATCGCGCGCAACACCTACATCTACCCGCCGGAACCCTCGATGCGCATCATCACCGACATCTTCGAGTTCTGCGCGGACGAGACGCCGAAGTTCAACACCATCTCCATCTCGGGCTATCACGTCCGCGAGGCGGGCGCGACTGCGGCCCAAGAGTTGGCGTTCACCCTCGGCAACGGCATCGAGTACGTCGAGGCCGCGATGGACGCCGGACTCGACGTGGACGACTTCGCGCCGCAGCTCTCCTTCTTCTTCAACGCCCACAACAACATTCTGGAGGAAGTGGCGAAGTTCCGCGCGGCCCGCCGGATGTGGGCTCAGATTATGGAGGAGCGATTCGGCGCGGAGAACCCCAAGTCGAAGCAACTCAAGTTCCACACCCAGACCGCCGGTTCGACCCTGACCGCCCAGCAGGTGGACAACAACATCGTCCGCGTGGCGTATCAGGCGCTCGCGGCGGTCCTCGGCGGGACCCAGAGCCTCCACACCAACGGGAAGGACGAGGCGCTCGCGCTCCCGACCGAGGAGAGCGTCCGGACCGCGCTGCGAACCCAGCAGATTCTGGCCCACGAGTCGGGCGCGGCCGACACCATCGACCCGCTGGCGGGGAGCTACTACGTCGAGAGCCTGACCGACGGCGTCGAGGAGGAGGCCTTCGACATCCTCGACACCGTAGACGAGAAGGGCGGCATGCTGCAGGCCATCGAGGACCAGTGGGTCCAGCGCCAGATTCAGGACGTGGCCTACGAGCGCCAGCGCGAAATCGAGGAGAAAGAGCGCGTCATCGTCGGCGTCAACGAGTTCGAGGTGGACGAGGAACCCGAGGTCGATATTCAGGAAGTGACCGAGGAGGACGAACAGCGCCAGATAGACCGCCTGAACGATGTCAAGGACGACCGCGACGACGAGGAAGTCGAGGCGAAACTCGACGCGCTCCGGGAGGCCGCCGAGGGCGACGACAACGTGATGCCCTACATCGTGGACGCGGTGAAGGCCTACGCGACCGTCGGCGAAATCTGCGGCGTGATGCGCGACGTGTTCGGGGAGTACCAGCCCGGCGCGGCGGTGTGA
- a CDS encoding halocarboxylic acid dehydrogenase DehI family protein, translated as MDTDKQLYEHEAEGWRRGVYEDVTATFRAPVVNWIFRTLMANDPDFTRYLWGQVKPAFETRAFGRYSVVYRDAVLSAIEESTSHADGDGPEVTRYRRADLDLRPAEFRELRGQVATFDVVAPRLAALFEIVDRSLQDGSVGSAPVDDSAATEPMPSWLDRGRGRSPTMVDAPPDELDDTVERIRTFHGLDDNLPSIYRCLAQWPPYLRTAWDDLEPTLESAAFDRACERSSDETAAFVDSLAYPPRLSPDDLRARGMDDEAVSELRELFETFNRGPIETVLPALPVYALTLGAAGRRETG; from the coding sequence ATGGACACCGACAAGCAACTGTACGAACACGAGGCCGAGGGGTGGCGACGCGGCGTCTACGAGGACGTGACGGCGACGTTCCGCGCCCCGGTCGTCAATTGGATTTTCCGAACGCTGATGGCCAACGACCCCGATTTCACCCGGTACCTCTGGGGGCAGGTCAAACCTGCGTTCGAGACGCGAGCCTTCGGTCGGTACTCGGTGGTGTACCGCGACGCGGTCCTCTCGGCGATAGAGGAGTCCACCAGCCACGCGGACGGTGACGGCCCGGAGGTTACCCGTTACCGCCGCGCCGACCTTGACCTGCGACCCGCCGAGTTTCGGGAACTTCGCGGGCAGGTGGCGACGTTCGACGTGGTCGCCCCGCGCCTCGCCGCCCTGTTCGAGATAGTCGACCGGTCGTTACAGGACGGGTCGGTCGGGTCAGCCCCGGTCGACGACTCGGCGGCGACCGAGCCGATGCCCTCGTGGCTCGACCGTGGCCGCGGCCGCTCGCCGACGATGGTGGACGCACCCCCGGACGAGTTGGACGACACCGTCGAGCGAATCCGGACGTTCCACGGACTGGACGACAATCTGCCGAGCATCTACCGGTGTCTCGCGCAGTGGCCCCCGTACCTCCGGACCGCGTGGGACGACCTCGAACCGACGCTGGAGTCGGCGGCGTTCGACCGGGCCTGCGAGCGGTCGAGCGACGAGACCGCGGCGTTCGTCGATTCGCTCGCGTACCCGCCCCGGCTCTCGCCGGACGACCTCCGGGCGAGAGGGATGGACGACGAGGCGGTGAGCGAGCTGCGGGAACTGTTCGAGACGTTCAACCGCGGTCCGATAGAGACTGTCCTCCCCGCGCTCCCGGTCTACGCATTGACGCTCGGCGCGGCGGGTCGGCGAGAGACGGGCTGA
- a CDS encoding aminotransferase class V-fold PLP-dependent enzyme — MTPTELRAAMPALDRTTYMNTGAAGPSPTNVVEAVESCVERHEYDAPAAEGMYPAAFDVFDETRETIADHFDVGSEEIALTQSTTDGINRVAAALDWDPGDTVVRTDLEHSSGILPWKRLKRRGVEVEVVGSEAGRLDMDQMKSAVRDAKLVCLSSLTWSHGTRLPVSKVVELAHDADALVLVDAVQCPGQMPIDLREWGADFVAGAGHKWLLGPFGAGFVHVAPGAETRLDPAHIGYRSVEDPNAEEYAYEPGAHRLEVGTVSPAPYAGLSEAIETIESVGYETIQRRVEDLTDRLKEGIADSETARLLSPREYESGLVTFAVEDPDSEAFVEELAEDGIRIRSLPFPENAVRASVHVFNTEDDVDELVAWL, encoded by the coding sequence GTGACTCCGACCGAACTCAGGGCCGCGATGCCCGCGCTCGACCGCACGACGTACATGAACACTGGGGCCGCGGGACCGAGTCCGACCAACGTGGTCGAAGCCGTCGAGTCCTGCGTCGAGCGCCACGAGTACGACGCGCCCGCCGCGGAAGGGATGTACCCCGCCGCGTTCGACGTGTTCGACGAGACGCGAGAGACGATAGCCGACCACTTCGACGTGGGGAGCGAGGAGATCGCGCTCACCCAGAGCACGACCGACGGCATCAACCGCGTCGCGGCCGCCCTCGACTGGGACCCCGGCGACACCGTGGTCCGGACCGACCTCGAACACTCGTCGGGCATCCTGCCGTGGAAGCGCCTGAAGCGTCGGGGCGTCGAGGTCGAAGTGGTCGGGAGCGAGGCCGGACGCCTCGATATGGACCAGATGAAATCCGCCGTGCGCGACGCGAAGCTCGTCTGCCTGAGTTCGCTGACGTGGAGCCACGGCACGCGCCTGCCGGTCTCGAAGGTCGTGGAACTGGCCCACGACGCCGACGCGCTCGTCCTCGTGGACGCCGTGCAGTGCCCCGGTCAGATGCCCATCGACCTCCGGGAGTGGGGTGCCGATTTCGTCGCGGGCGCGGGCCACAAGTGGTTGCTCGGCCCCTTCGGCGCGGGGTTCGTTCACGTCGCTCCGGGCGCAGAGACCCGCCTCGACCCGGCCCACATCGGCTACCGGAGCGTCGAGGACCCCAACGCCGAGGAGTACGCCTACGAACCCGGCGCGCACCGACTGGAGGTCGGGACGGTCTCGCCCGCGCCGTACGCGGGCCTGTCGGAAGCTATCGAGACCATCGAGAGCGTGGGGTACGAGACGATTCAGCGCCGCGTCGAAGACCTGACCGACCGGCTCAAAGAAGGTATCGCGGACTCCGAGACCGCACGCCTGCTCAGTCCCCGCGAGTACGAGTCGGGACTGGTGACCTTCGCCGTCGAGGACCCCGACTCCGAGGCGTTCGTCGAGGAGTTGGCGGAGGACGGAATCCGGATTCGGTCGCTCCCCTTCCCGGAGAACGCGGTTCGGGCGTCGGTTCACGTCTTCAACACCGAGGACGACGTGGACGAACTGGTCGCGTGGCTCTGA